In one window of Tursiops truncatus isolate mTurTru1 chromosome 5, mTurTru1.mat.Y, whole genome shotgun sequence DNA:
- the DCAF16 gene encoding DDB1- and CUL4-associated factor 16: MGPRNPSPDPLSESESEEEENANYLNESSGEEWDSSEEEDPVVPNLTPLESLAWQVKCLLKYSTTWKPLNPNSWLYHAKLLDASTPVHILREIGLRLSHCSHCVPKLEPIPEWPPLASCGVPPFQKPLMSPSRLSRDHATLNGALQFATKQLSRTLSRATPIPEYLKQIPNSCVSGCCCGWLTKTVKETTRTEPINTTYSYTDFQKAVNKLLTASL, from the coding sequence ATGGGTCCTAGAAATCCCTCTCCTGACCCCTTATCAGAATCAGaaagtgaggaagaagaaaatgctaACTACCTAAATGAGAGTTCTGGGGAAGAGTGGGATTCCTCTGAAGAAGAGGACCCTGTGGTGCCCAACCTAACACCTCTTGAGAGTCTTGCCTGGCAGGTTAagtgccttttaaaatattctacaaCTTGGAAACCTTTAAATCCTAATTCCTGGTTGTATCATGCTAAACTCTTGGATGCTAGCACACCAGTCCATATACTACGAGAGATAGGACTAAGACTCTCCCATTGCTCCCATTGTGTACCCAAACTGGAACCAATTCCTGAATGGCCTCCTCTAGCTTCTTGTGGAGTCCCACCTTTTCAAAAGCCCCTTATGAGTCCCAGCCGGCTTTCTAGAGATCATGCCACTCTAAATGGGGCACTGCAATTTGCCACCAAACAGTTGAGCCGAACATTGAGTAGAGCCACTCCCATACCCGAGTACCTAAAACAAATTCCTAATTCATGTGTTTCTGGTTGTTGCTGTGGCTGGTTAACTAAAACAGTTAAGGAAACAACCCGCACTGAACCCATCAACACTACTTACTCCTACACTGACTTCCAAAAGGCAGTTAACAAACTCCTAACTGCATCACTATAA